Proteins from one Prinia subflava isolate CZ2003 ecotype Zambia chromosome 4, Cam_Psub_1.2, whole genome shotgun sequence genomic window:
- the FGL2 gene encoding fibroleukin → MQALPPISENSVGCLITRRLQAALITLFHFCTLPHTASFSVKMKLLIYIVLLKSTLLALTNVFAVILEEEENAKEAKLTETCPIKLKTNRKCDEGEDCPYQINLPPMTIQIPKEFKLLEKTLKEVQTLKESVNKLKKCCQDCKLQADDNQERERSNEFLLPNTAENSESQDTRVKELQSKVNRMATSLKNAKSQIQTLQGRLEKLSLINMNNVEHYVDSKVANLTFAVNNLDNKCSSKCPAMQARPVIQIMQRDCADHYTAGRRSNGIYRISPDPRNESFEVYCDMQTQGGGWTVLQRRQDGSTNFNRTWNDYKHGFGNLSREFWLGNDKIHLLTRSQEMQLRIDLEDFNGIREYAKYDHFYVANEYLKYRLSVHGYSGTAGDALHYSRHYNHDQKFFTTPDKDNDRYPSGNCGAYYSSGWWFDACLSANLNGKYYHKKYKGVRNGIFWGTWHGISDDIPTGYRQSFKSAKIMIRPKSFVQ, encoded by the exons ATGCAAGCACTCCCACCCATTTCTGAGAACAGTGTAGGCTGTCTGATAACTCGCAGGCTTCAGGCTGCCCTTATAACGTTGTTCCACTTCTGCACACTTCCTCATACTGCTAGTTTCTCGGTGAAGATGAAGCTCCTCATTTACATAGTCTTGCTGAAGTCAACTCTCCTTGCTTTAACAAATGTTTTTGCAGTTATTTTAGAAGAGGAAGAGAATGCTAAAGAAGCAAAACTTACTGAGACTTGTCCCATAAAGCTCAAAACTAATCGGAAATGTGATGAAGGAGAGGATTGTCCTTATCAGATAAATTTGCCTCCGATGACCATCCAGATACCTAAAGAATTCAAACTGCTTGAGAAGACTCTCAAAGAAGTACAGACTCTTAAAGAATCAGTAAACAAGCTGAAGAAATGCTGCCAAGATTGTAAGCTGCAAGCAGATGACAaccaagaaagagaaagaagtaaTGAATTCCTGCTACCTAACACTGCAGAAAACAGTGAAAGCCAAGATACCAGAGTAAAGGAACTGCAAAGCAAAGTTAACAGAATGGCAACGAgcttaaaaaatgcaaagagcCAGATTCAGACACTGCAGGGTCGTTTAGAGAAGCTGAGCCTCATAAACATGAACAATGTGGAACATTATGTTGACAGCAAAGTTGCAAATTTGACATTTGCTGTGAACAACCTGGATAACAAGTGTTCTTCTAAGTGTCCAGCAATGCAAGCAAGACCTG TCATACAAATAATGCAGAGAGACTGTGCTGACCATTACACAGCAGGAAGAAGGAGTAATGGAATCTACAGGATTAGCCCTGATCCCAGAAACGAGAGCTTTGAAGTTTACTGTGACATGCAAACACAAGGAGGCGGCTGGACAGTGCTGCAACGGCGTCAGGATGGCAGCACCAACTTCAACAGAACCTGGAATGACTACAAACATGGCTTTGGAAACCTCAGCAGGGAGTTTTGGCTAGGCAATGACAAAATTCACCTCCTGACAAGGAGCCAGGAAATGCAGCTGAGAATTGATCTTGAAGATTTCAATGGAATCAGAGAGTATGCAAAATATGATCACTTCTACGTGGCCAATGAGTACCTCAAGTACCGTCTGAGCGTCCACGGCTACAGCGGCACCGCAGGAGATGCCCTCCACTACAGCAGGCACTACAACCACGACCAGAAGTTCTTCACAACCCCAGACAAGGACAATGACAGGTACCCCTCGGGAAACTGTGGCGCCTACTACAGCTCTGGCTGGTGGTTTGATGCCTGCTTGTCAGCCAATCTCAATGGCAAGTACTACCACAAGAAATACAAAGGTGTTCGCAATGGTATTTTCTGGGGTACGTGGCATGGTATTTCTGATGATATTCCCACTGGATATAGGCAATCCTTTAAATCAGCAAAGATCATGATCAGACCCAAAAGTTTTGTGCAGTAA